One part of the Gammaproteobacteria bacterium genome encodes these proteins:
- a CDS encoding thiamine phosphate synthase, with the protein MSTPALRGLYLIADTGWLQAGRLVAAVAAALDGGGALVQYRNKDPLSAVRREELAELARLCHARGTPLIVNDDIALAREVGADGVHLGRDDMTVAAARGALGARMIIGASCYNRLDLAHAAAHAGADYAAFGSFFPSPTKPDAVRADPELLRRARAGLGIPLAAIGGITPENGAVLLDAGADMLAVASGVFAAADPAAAARSYAPLFTAAPSGTDLFIKSARQSKG; encoded by the coding sequence GTGAGCACACCCGCGCTGCGCGGCCTCTATCTGATCGCCGATACCGGCTGGCTGCAAGCGGGCCGGCTCGTCGCCGCCGTCGCGGCGGCGCTCGACGGCGGCGGCGCCCTGGTGCAATACCGTAACAAGGACCCGCTCAGCGCAGTCCGCCGCGAGGAGCTGGCCGAACTGGCCCGGCTGTGCCACGCGCGCGGCACGCCGCTGATCGTCAATGACGACATCGCGCTGGCGCGTGAGGTCGGCGCCGACGGCGTGCACCTCGGCCGTGACGACATGACGGTCGCCGCCGCGCGCGGCGCACTCGGCGCGCGCATGATCATCGGCGCCTCCTGCTATAATCGCCTCGATCTCGCCCACGCCGCGGCGCACGCGGGCGCGGACTACGCGGCCTTCGGGAGTTTCTTTCCGTCGCCCACCAAGCCCGACGCGGTCCGGGCCGATCCCGAACTGCTGCGCCGGGCGCGCGCCGGGCTCGGCATCCCGCTCGCGGCCATCGGCGGCATCACCCCGGAGAACGGCGCGGTCCTGCTGGACGCGGGCGCGGACATGCTGGCGGTGGCGAGCGGCGTGTTCGCCGCCGCGGATCCCGCCGCCGCCGCGCGGTCCTACGCGCCCCTGTTCACAGCCGCCCCGTCGGGGACAGATTTATTTATTAAAAGCGCACGGCAATCAAAGGGCTGA
- the hemL gene encoding glutamate-1-semialdehyde 2,1-aminomutase, which produces MTQSHELFAKAQRVIPGGVNSPVRAFRGVGGEPVFIKRAEGAYIVDADERRYVDYVGSWGPMILGHAHPKVIAAVKAAVDNGLGFGAPTEIETRMAEMICRLVGSIEMVRMVSSGTEATMSAIRLARAYTGRDKIVKFEGCYHGHSDSLLVKAGSGALTLGVPTSPGVPVALAEHTITVPYNDLDQVKQVFDQVGHQIACIIVEPVAGNMNCILPKAGFLSGLRALCDKYESVLIFDEVMTGFRVALGGAQQRFGVRPDLTTLGKVIGGGLPVGAFGGRRAIMEKLAPLGPVYQAGTLSGNPVALAAGLATLLELTQPGFYEELSATTKRIAEGLLTRAKAFNIPLTVNYVGGMFGVFFTEEEKVEDYYQVTNSNIDRFRLFFHGMLEQGIYLAPSAYEACFVSSAHGKTEIKQTLIAAEQVLSRL; this is translated from the coding sequence ATGACCCAGTCCCACGAACTGTTTGCCAAGGCCCAGCGGGTGATCCCCGGTGGCGTCAACTCCCCGGTGCGCGCCTTCCGCGGCGTCGGCGGCGAACCGGTCTTCATCAAGCGCGCCGAGGGCGCCTACATCGTCGATGCCGACGAGCGCCGCTACGTCGACTACGTCGGTTCCTGGGGGCCGATGATCCTCGGCCATGCCCATCCCAAGGTCATCGCCGCGGTGAAGGCCGCGGTCGATAACGGCCTCGGCTTCGGCGCGCCGACCGAGATCGAGACGCGCATGGCCGAGATGATCTGCCGCCTGGTCGGTTCGATCGAGATGGTGCGCATGGTCAGCTCCGGCACCGAGGCCACCATGAGCGCGATCCGTCTGGCGCGCGCCTACACCGGCCGCGACAAGATCGTGAAGTTCGAGGGCTGTTACCACGGCCATTCCGATTCTCTGCTGGTGAAGGCTGGCTCGGGCGCGCTGACGCTCGGCGTGCCGACCTCGCCCGGCGTGCCGGTGGCGCTCGCCGAGCACACCATCACAGTGCCCTACAACGACCTCGACCAGGTCAAACAGGTGTTCGACCAGGTCGGACACCAGATCGCCTGCATCATCGTCGAGCCGGTGGCCGGCAATATGAACTGCATCCTGCCCAAGGCCGGTTTCCTGAGCGGACTGCGCGCGCTGTGCGACAAGTACGAGTCGGTGCTGATCTTCGACGAGGTGATGACCGGCTTCCGCGTCGCGCTCGGCGGCGCGCAGCAGCGCTTCGGCGTCCGGCCCGACCTCACCACGCTCGGCAAGGTCATCGGCGGCGGGTTGCCGGTCGGCGCCTTCGGCGGCCGGCGCGCGATCATGGAAAAGCTCGCCCCGCTCGGCCCGGTCTATCAGGCCGGCACGCTGTCGGGCAACCCGGTCGCGCTCGCCGCCGGTCTCGCCACGCTGCTGGAACTGACCCAGCCGGGCTTCTACGAGGAACTCAGCGCGACGACCAAGCGCATCGCCGAGGGCCTGCTGACGCGCGCCAAGGCCTTCAACATCCCGCTCACCGTCAACTACGTCGGCGGCATGTTCGGCGTCTTCTTCACCGAGGAGGAGAAGGTCGAGGATTACTACCAGGTCACCAATTCCAACATCGACCGCTTCCGCCTGTTCTTCCACGGCATGCTGGAGCAGGGGATCTATCTCGCGCCCTCGGCCTACGAGGCGTGCTTCGTGTCGTCGGCGCACGGCAAGACCGAGATCAAGCAGACGCTGATCGCCGCGGAGCAGGTGCTCTCCCGGCTCTGA
- a CDS encoding NADP(H)-dependent aldo-keto reductase — MRYSPLGRTGLEVSRICLGTMTWGEQNSEREAHAQLDAALAAGVNFIDTAEMYPVPPKAETYGRTEQYIGSWLKARANRDRVILATKVMSRSDDLTHVRGGSTRLTRANIEAALDASLKRLQTDYIDLYQLHWPDRRTNTFGRLGYVHDGADAPVPIEESLAALADLVTAGKVRHIGVSNETPWGVAQFLRLSQERDWPRIASIQNPYSLLNRSFEVGLAEFAHREDLGLLAYSPLGFGVLSGKYLDGARPEGARLTLFTRFRRYTGESAQQAVRAYADLARRHGLDPAQMALAYVNTRPFLTSTIIGATTLQQLRDDIASIELTLPDEVIAGIEAIHVAHPNPCP; from the coding sequence ATGCGCTATTCACCGCTCGGACGCACCGGCCTCGAGGTGAGCCGCATCTGTCTCGGCACCATGACCTGGGGCGAGCAGAACAGCGAGCGCGAGGCGCACGCGCAGCTCGATGCCGCGCTCGCGGCCGGCGTCAACTTCATCGACACCGCGGAGATGTACCCGGTGCCGCCGAAGGCCGAGACCTACGGCCGCACCGAGCAATACATCGGCAGCTGGCTCAAGGCGCGCGCCAACCGCGATCGCGTGATCCTCGCGACCAAGGTGATGAGCCGCTCCGATGACCTCACCCACGTGCGCGGCGGCAGCACGCGCCTGACGCGCGCCAACATCGAGGCCGCGCTCGATGCCAGCCTAAAGCGGTTGCAGACCGATTACATCGATCTCTATCAGCTGCACTGGCCTGACCGCCGCACCAACACCTTTGGCCGGCTCGGCTATGTGCACGACGGCGCGGACGCGCCGGTGCCGATCGAGGAATCGCTGGCCGCGCTGGCCGATCTGGTCACGGCCGGCAAGGTGCGCCACATCGGCGTGTCGAACGAGACGCCGTGGGGCGTCGCGCAGTTCCTGCGGCTGTCGCAGGAGCGCGACTGGCCGCGCATCGCCAGCATCCAGAATCCCTACAGCCTGCTCAACCGCAGCTTCGAGGTCGGCCTCGCCGAATTCGCGCATCGCGAAGACCTCGGCCTGCTCGCGTATTCGCCGCTCGGCTTCGGCGTGCTGAGCGGCAAGTATCTCGACGGCGCGCGTCCGGAAGGCGCGCGCCTGACGCTGTTCACCCGCTTCCGGCGCTACACCGGCGAGAGCGCGCAGCAGGCCGTGCGCGCCTATGCCGACCTGGCGCGCCGCCATGGCCTCGACCCGGCACAAATGGCGCTCGCCTACGTCAACACGCGGCCGTTCCTCACCAGCACCATCATCGGCGCGACCACGCTGCAACAGTTGCGCGACGACATCGCCAGCATCGAGCTGACGCTACCCGACGAGGTGATCGCCGGCATCGAGGCGATCCATGTCGCGCACCCGAATCCCTGTCCGTGA